In Bombus vancouverensis nearcticus chromosome 1, iyBomVanc1_principal, whole genome shotgun sequence, a single genomic region encodes these proteins:
- the Prpk gene encoding TP53 regulating kinase isoform X1, with translation MYMLNNMNDFELIAQGAEARVYKGIYLGKLMLIKERFEKKYRHADLDKRLTKDRIKAECRAIIRAKAAGIATPAIYLANLERRCIYMEYIQDAIILKDFIDEKVSKETNDDRLLNFIAQGLGTIIAKLHSKNIIHGDMTTSNVLLKNIDEDHIGKYVANNFVIIDFGLARIEANVEDKAVDLYVLERSLLSAHSEVPLLFSKIFEIYQKHYNRTDKSQCKEIVSKYKEVQLRGRKRLMIG, from the exons ATGTAT ATGTTGAATAATATGAATGATTTCGAATTAATAGCACAAGGTGCCGAGGCACGTGTGTATAAGGGTATTTATTTAGGTAAACTAATGTTAATCAAAGAGAGATTCGAAAAAAAATATAGACATGCTGATCTAGATAAGCGTCTCACAAAAGATCGAATAAAAGCTGAATGCCGTGCTATAATTCGTGCTAAAGCCGCAG GGATTGCAACACCAGCTATATATTTGGCAAATTTAGAGCGGCGGTGTATTTATATGGAATATATACAAGATGCAATAATACTAAAAGATTTTATCGATGAAAAAGTTTCAAAAGAAACAAATGATGATCGTTTATTAAACTTTATAGCGCAAGGACTTGGAACAATTATTGCTAAATTACATTCGAAAAATATAATTCACGGAGACATGACTACCTCAAACGTacttttgaaaaatattgatgAAGATCACATTGGAAAATATG TTGCGAACAATTTTGTTATAATAGATTTTGGTTTGGCTCGTATAGAAGCGAACGTAGAAGATAAAGCAGTTGACTTGTATGTTCTTGAACGATCATTACTAAGTGCACATTCAGAAGTACCTCTTTTGTTTTCAAAGATATTTGAGATTTATCAGAAACATTACAACAGAACAGATAAAAGTCAGTGTAAAGAAATTGTTTCTAAATATAAAGAAGTACAATTACGAGGACGGAAACGATTAATGATCGGTTAA
- the LOC117153756 gene encoding LOW QUALITY PROTEIN: uncharacterized protein LOC117153756 (The sequence of the model RefSeq protein was modified relative to this genomic sequence to represent the inferred CDS: substituted 1 base at 1 genomic stop codon): protein MRDEVKMDANRLIAEVYKRPALWNQRHISYHNREVTNRVWMEIASIFKLPSSKXKYIVHTFFRTSIKSKVERITRYFPGGVKKGPSLSQK, encoded by the exons ATGAGAGACGAGGTGAAGATGGACGCGAATCGGCTAATCGCCGAAGTTTATAAGCGGCCAGCGCTTTGGAACCAAAGGCATATCTCTTATCACAATCGCGAGGTGACGAACCGCGTTTGGATGGAGATTGCATCGATATTCAAATTGCCCAGTAG taaataaaaatacattgttCATACATTTTTCAGAACCAGTATTAAAAGCAAAGTGGAAAGGATTACGAGATACTTTCCGGGCGGAGTTAAAAAAGGACCAAGTTTATCGCAAAagtaa
- the Prpk gene encoding TP53 regulating kinase isoform X2 has protein sequence MLNNMNDFELIAQGAEARVYKGIYLGKLMLIKERFEKKYRHADLDKRLTKDRIKAECRAIIRAKAAGIATPAIYLANLERRCIYMEYIQDAIILKDFIDEKVSKETNDDRLLNFIAQGLGTIIAKLHSKNIIHGDMTTSNVLLKNIDEDHIGKYVANNFVIIDFGLARIEANVEDKAVDLYVLERSLLSAHSEVPLLFSKIFEIYQKHYNRTDKSQCKEIVSKYKEVQLRGRKRLMIG, from the exons ATGTTGAATAATATGAATGATTTCGAATTAATAGCACAAGGTGCCGAGGCACGTGTGTATAAGGGTATTTATTTAGGTAAACTAATGTTAATCAAAGAGAGATTCGAAAAAAAATATAGACATGCTGATCTAGATAAGCGTCTCACAAAAGATCGAATAAAAGCTGAATGCCGTGCTATAATTCGTGCTAAAGCCGCAG GGATTGCAACACCAGCTATATATTTGGCAAATTTAGAGCGGCGGTGTATTTATATGGAATATATACAAGATGCAATAATACTAAAAGATTTTATCGATGAAAAAGTTTCAAAAGAAACAAATGATGATCGTTTATTAAACTTTATAGCGCAAGGACTTGGAACAATTATTGCTAAATTACATTCGAAAAATATAATTCACGGAGACATGACTACCTCAAACGTacttttgaaaaatattgatgAAGATCACATTGGAAAATATG TTGCGAACAATTTTGTTATAATAGATTTTGGTTTGGCTCGTATAGAAGCGAACGTAGAAGATAAAGCAGTTGACTTGTATGTTCTTGAACGATCATTACTAAGTGCACATTCAGAAGTACCTCTTTTGTTTTCAAAGATATTTGAGATTTATCAGAAACATTACAACAGAACAGATAAAAGTCAGTGTAAAGAAATTGTTTCTAAATATAAAGAAGTACAATTACGAGGACGGAAACGATTAATGATCGGTTAA
- the LOC117153759 gene encoding GEL complex subunit OPTI: MSRSKPEKIGNGGKCELSVWTRAITANSEWPDKEEFLDVIYWARQAIGIIVGIGWGLIPLKGFIALLLFVLVNAGVTYLYFSNFQQIDEEEFGGIWELTKEGFMTSFAGFLVTWIIIYSGLHFD, translated from the exons ATGTCACGTTCAAAACCTGAAAAGATTGGAAATGGTGGTAAATGCGAATTAAGTGTATGGACACGTGCGATAACAGCAAACTCCGAATGGCCGGATAAA GAAGAATTTCTTGATGTTATATATTGGGCTAGACAAGCAATTGGTATTATAGTTGGTATAGGATGGGGTCTTATACCTTTAAAAGGTTTCATAGCTCTACTATT ATTTGTATTAGTTAATGCAGGTGTTACATACCTGTATTTTAGtaattttcaacaaattgatGAGGAAGAATTTGGTGGTATATGGGAATTAACTAAAGAAGGTTTTATGACATCATTTGCTGGTTTTTTG GTGACCTGGATCATTATATATTCAGGACTACATTTTGATTGA